The sequence ACGATTGTCCAAGCCAAATCCAACGCTATTGGCCCCAAACGCAAAGGCGGCACGAAGCGCCTAACAAATTTGATGGGTGGATCGGTTATCGAGTAAGCGAAATCAATAATTGGCATAACCGCTGCCGGCGGTCGCCAGTCCGGTTTCACGCTTACGACTAAATCCACAATAAATCTCGCAAACATCGCGTAAATATAAAACTGCAAAACCCAATACAGGGCTGTCCCGATTATTGTCATTGACCTAGAGCATCTCCTGAGAAACATCCGCTTCAGACGCTTCATTGTCCGTAACCGCTACGTGAGAGGGGCTGAGCAGGTAAACCTTTGGCGTTACACGCCTTAGGTGGCCCTCTAAGCCCTCTTTGAGGCCAATCATAAAGTCCAGCATCCTCTTGGCATCAGGCTCGCTCATGGCGGCAATATTGACGATAACTGGAATGTTCATTCGAAAACTAGCGGCCACTTCCTTCGCGTCAGCGTAAGACTGCGGGTCAAGCGTCATAATTTCCGACATCTCACCCGAGCGTCTCGGCCTTGGTGCCATGGATTTAGGTTTATTGGAGGAAGCAGTTTCAGGCTTGACAGCTTCGCTAGATCCAAAGCCGAAAAAAGTCAAAATCGAATTCATCGCGCCCATGTTTACTCCTTCAAGTTCGTATAAAGACTAGGCGCTCTGCGGCCTAGGTCCCGTTATTGCCGATCCAACTCTGAGGTGTGTCGCCCCAAAATCTATGGCGACTTCAAAATCCTCGCTCATTCCCATCGATAAGTACTTTGCATCGGGCTCCATTGTCAATAGAGTTTCAGCCGCGGTTCTCGCTATCTCAAAATCCTGCCTCGGGTCTACATTTAGGCCCGCCACCGCCATTACGCCCTGCAATTTAAGTCGTGGCGAGTCCAAAACCAAATGGGCGAATTCCACCAGGTTGTCTGGCTGAATTCCGCCACGATTGGAATCTCCTGTGAGATTTAGCTCAATGAATACCCTCAACTCAGAATCCGCTATTTCGAGCTGTTTATTGAGCTCTTTCAAAAGAGAACTTCGATCCAAGGAGTGCAGCGAACTGGCATATCGAATCACGGACTTAGCCTTATTGCTTTGAAGCTGGCCTATGAAGCTCCAAGTCACCACGGCTTGAGGCTTGAGAAGCGCAAATTCCTGGGCTTTCTGGCTGACCTCTTGATCTTTATTCTCACCGAAGTTTCGATGACCCAGATCAAAAAGCTCCACCGCAAGATCCACGGGATGATTTTTAGTCACCACAATGAGTTCGACTTCGCTCCTGGATCGGCCGGCTAGACCACAAGCCGATTGAATTCTTTGCTCAATCTGCTCGTAGCGCTCGGAAACTGAACTCAACGGAAGAATTCAGGCAAATCCAAGTCATCGCCGAAGCTCCCCTTGGTGGAGACTTTTTCGCGATCCCCTTCTGGCGAAACAATCTCGGCTTCAGTTTCAAACTCTTGCACAGACCCCGGGATGCCCTCGGACTCCAAAGGCTCTACCGAGGCCCACTCGCTAGCCACCTGCGCGGTGGCAGCCGAGGAGCTCAGAGCCGAGGAGGCGAAAGCTTGAGATTCAAATTTGCGGCGAATTGGTTCGCCGCCATCAAAGCCTGCGGCAATAACCGTGACCCTAACTTCGTCGCCGAGAGTATCTTCAATAGTCGCTCCAAAGATAATGTTTGCCTCCGGGTGCACTGCCTCTTGGACCAAGCGCGCGGCGTCATCAATTTCGTGCAAACCTAAATCGGATGCGCCTTGAATTAATAGAAGAACGCCGTGGGCTCCTTCGATGGTCGCCTCCAGCAGTGGCGAAGAAACAGCAATTTCTGCCGCGCGAACAGCTCGGTCCTCACCCTTTGCCGTGCCAATCCCCATCAGAGCACTTCCCGCTCCCTGCATCACTGACTTCACATCGTTGAAGTCAAGGTTGATTAGTCCTGGAACCACGATCAAGTCACTGATGCCCTGAACTCCCGCACGAAGGACATCATCAGCAGTAATAAAAGCCTCGAGAGCGGAAATCTTTTTATTAGTCATCTCCAGCAAGCGCTGGTTCGGAACAACAATGAGGGTGTCAACCTCTTCGCGAAGCGCTCTGATGCCCTCATCGGCCTGCACGGCGCGACGCTTGCCCTCGAAATTAAATGGCCTGGTGACCACACCAACTGTCAATGCGCCTAATCGTTTCGCGATTCTAGCGACAACGGGAGCGCCGCCGGTTCCAGTGCCGCCGCCCTCTCCAGCGGTCACAAAAACCATGTCGGCTCCCTTGAGGGCTGCTTCGATCTCAGACTCGTGCTCCTCAGTTGCTCGACGACCTACCTCTGGATCCGCTCCAGCACCGAGACCACGGGTTATGTCGCGGCCGATATCTAGCTTCACATCTGCGTCACACATCAGTAGGGCCTGGGCGTCGGTGTTGATTGCCACAAACTCGACTCCGCGTAAGCCAGACTGAATCATGCGGTTCAGCGCATTCACACCGCCGCCGCCGACTCCCACAACCTTTATAACTGCCTGGTAGTTAGGTAATTGTGACACTTTGCCTCCTGTAAAAAACTCTCAAGCTAAGGCTGAGGCTTAGCTTTTCAAAAAGTTTTCGATTTGCGCCCAAAAGGTATGCGTTACCCGGGCCTTGGCGTCCCAGATTCTCGGGCGTGTCGCAAACTAAAATTCATCCACTAACGGGGATATGTCACTACCGGAGAGTTTGGACTGGTTACGTCTATCTGAACACCTTTTTTTAGCTTGGTGGCAATCAAGGAGTCCAACACCTCAGCCTTTAGCAGGGGATCATTCACTCCACCCCAGATCACCTTGATGTTGGAAGTCCGGAGAGTCAGAATCGTGGTCAGAGAGCTTGAAACCTCGATTGAAAAAACTCGCTCGTAGTTTTTTAGAGGAAGTGAGAGAAGAACCTTGACCGCGGTTTTGAATTCAGGACTAGCTAGGTCGTTTGTTCCAATCGATAGAAATGGATACTTATCCTCTTTAGTCATCTGGGCGATTCTCACTCCCGCCGGGTCGTAAAGAAAATTCTTGCCAGCTTTAGCAATCACTACGAT is a genomic window of Candidatus Aquiluna sp. UB-MaderosW2red containing:
- a CDS encoding YggS family pyridoxal phosphate-dependent enzyme — protein: MSSVSERYEQIEQRIQSACGLAGRSRSEVELIVVTKNHPVDLAVELFDLGHRNFGENKDQEVSQKAQEFALLKPQAVVTWSFIGQLQSNKAKSVIRYASSLHSLDRSSLLKELNKQLEIADSELRVFIELNLTGDSNRGGIQPDNLVEFAHLVLDSPRLKLQGVMAVAGLNVDPRQDFEIARTAAETLLTMEPDAKYLSMGMSEDFEVAIDFGATHLRVGSAITGPRPQSA
- a CDS encoding YggT family protein codes for the protein MTIIGTALYWVLQFYIYAMFARFIVDLVVSVKPDWRPPAAVMPIIDFAYSITDPPIKFVRRFVPPLRLGPIALDLAWTIVLLAAVILQGFARGI
- a CDS encoding cell division protein SepF, encoding MGAMNSILTFFGFGSSEAVKPETASSNKPKSMAPRPRRSGEMSEIMTLDPQSYADAKEVAASFRMNIPVIVNIAAMSEPDAKRMLDFMIGLKEGLEGHLRRVTPKVYLLSPSHVAVTDNEASEADVSQEML
- the ftsZ gene encoding cell division protein FtsZ, encoding MSQLPNYQAVIKVVGVGGGGVNALNRMIQSGLRGVEFVAINTDAQALLMCDADVKLDIGRDITRGLGAGADPEVGRRATEEHESEIEAALKGADMVFVTAGEGGGTGTGGAPVVARIAKRLGALTVGVVTRPFNFEGKRRAVQADEGIRALREEVDTLIVVPNQRLLEMTNKKISALEAFITADDVLRAGVQGISDLIVVPGLINLDFNDVKSVMQGAGSALMGIGTAKGEDRAVRAAEIAVSSPLLEATIEGAHGVLLLIQGASDLGLHEIDDAARLVQEAVHPEANIIFGATIEDTLGDEVRVTVIAAGFDGGEPIRRKFESQAFASSALSSSAATAQVASEWASVEPLESEGIPGSVQEFETEAEIVSPEGDREKVSTKGSFGDDLDLPEFFR